A stretch of Cyanobacterium sp. HL-69 DNA encodes these proteins:
- the cynB gene encoding ABC-type cyanate uptake system permease component CynB yields the protein MNITQENKFKQLLESENIRALGIFLISLGIFLSLWEIGANMELFSQGMPTASLTLKELWWWITNPFFNNGPNDMGIGWNLLTSLRRVAIGYTMASIIAVPLGILIGISKIAAKAFNPYVQLLKPVSPLAWLPLGLYLFRDSEKTGIFIILISSIWPTLVNTAFGVTNVNSDYLDVARTLGASRWRTIFKVIIPAALPNIISGLRISMGISWLVIVAAEMLLGTGLGYFIWSEWNNLYLPNIIVAIIIIGFVGLILDQIFIFLEKLVSFGKQ from the coding sequence ATGAATATTACTCAAGAAAATAAATTTAAACAATTATTAGAAAGTGAGAATATAAGGGCCTTGGGGATATTTCTGATTTCTCTCGGAATTTTCCTCTCATTGTGGGAAATTGGAGCAAATATGGAGCTTTTTTCCCAAGGAATGCCCACCGCTTCTTTAACCCTAAAAGAGTTATGGTGGTGGATTACCAATCCTTTTTTTAACAATGGCCCTAATGATATGGGTATTGGTTGGAACTTATTGACCAGTTTACGACGAGTTGCGATCGGTTATACCATGGCTTCTATTATTGCTGTACCTTTGGGCATTTTAATCGGTATTTCTAAAATTGCCGCTAAGGCATTCAATCCTTATGTACAGTTACTAAAACCTGTATCTCCTTTGGCTTGGTTGCCTTTGGGTTTATATCTATTCCGAGATTCCGAAAAAACAGGTATCTTTATTATCTTAATTAGTAGTATTTGGCCCACCCTTGTAAATACAGCTTTTGGGGTAACTAACGTTAACTCCGATTATCTTGATGTAGCCAGAACTTTGGGGGCTTCCCGTTGGCGAACTATTTTTAAAGTGATTATTCCTGCTGCTTTACCTAACATTATTTCGGGATTAAGAATTAGTATGGGTATTTCTTGGCTAGTAATCGTAGCAGCGGAAATGCTCTTAGGTACTGGCTTAGGTTACTTTATCTGGAGTGAATGGAATAACCTCTATTTACCCAACATTATCGTTGCCATTATCATTATCGGCTTCGTGGGTTTAATCCTTGACCAAATTTTTATTTTCCTTGAAAAACTCGTTTCTTTCGGTAAACAATAA
- the cynD gene encoding ABC-type cyanate uptake system ATPase component CynD, producing MTVSTQPEYLTCLEAPESVQLCLRGVSKVFSTKTGLFGTKKKTFVALENINLDIEYNTFVSIIGPSGCGKSTLLSIIAGLTSATTGSVMMNKEPIEGPGPDRGMVFQNYALMPWMTVEQNIRFALETVYPKMSATNLKRIVKEHLQLVSLEGAAKKHPHELSGGMRQRVGIARALAINPEILLMDEPFGALDALTRGFLQEEIERIWEEHRKTVIMITHSIDEALLLSDKIIMMTKGPAAEIAQVLDVPFPRPRNRFEVEDHPAYHDLKVAMEEHLYRETRAVEEARVA from the coding sequence ATGACTGTATCAACTCAACCAGAATATTTAACTTGTCTTGAAGCACCAGAAAGCGTCCAATTATGTTTAAGGGGAGTATCCAAAGTATTCTCTACCAAAACAGGACTATTTGGCACCAAGAAAAAAACCTTTGTCGCCCTAGAAAATATCAATCTCGACATTGAATATAATACTTTTGTTAGTATTATTGGCCCTTCGGGCTGTGGTAAGTCAACCCTTTTGAGTATTATCGCTGGTTTGACTTCCGCCACCACTGGCTCGGTAATGATGAATAAAGAACCCATCGAGGGGCCAGGGCCTGACCGTGGTATGGTATTCCAAAATTATGCTCTCATGCCTTGGATGACGGTGGAGCAAAATATTCGTTTTGCCCTAGAAACAGTTTACCCAAAGATGTCTGCGACCAATTTAAAGAGAATTGTTAAGGAGCATTTGCAGTTGGTAAGCCTTGAGGGCGCCGCGAAAAAACATCCCCATGAGCTATCGGGAGGTATGAGGCAAAGGGTTGGGATTGCTAGAGCTTTGGCCATTAATCCTGAGATTTTGTTGATGGATGAACCTTTTGGAGCATTAGATGCCCTTACTCGTGGTTTTTTGCAGGAAGAAATTGAGAGAATTTGGGAAGAACATCGTAAAACGGTAATAATGATTACTCACAGCATTGATGAGGCTTTGTTACTATCAGACAAAATTATTATGATGACCAAAGGGCCTGCGGCGGAAATTGCTCAAGTGTTGGATGTTCCTTTTCCCCGTCCTCGTAATCGTTTTGAGGTGGAAGATCATCCTGCCTACCATGATTTGAAGGTGGCCATGGAGGAACATTTATACAGAGAAACCCGTGCGGTGGAAGAGGCTAGAGTTGCTTAA
- the cynS gene encoding cyanate hydratase CynS, protein MTAPITEKLLAAKKAKGVSFTELEKLIGRDEVWIASVIYRQASADETEAKKLVEALGLPAELADELTVPPLKGSLDPVIPSDPLIYRFYEIMQVYGMPMKEVIHEKFGDGIMSAIDFTLDVEKVEDPKGDRVQVVMCGKFLPYKKW, encoded by the coding sequence ATGACTGCACCTATTACTGAAAAATTATTGGCGGCTAAGAAGGCAAAAGGCGTTAGTTTTACTGAGTTAGAAAAACTTATCGGACGGGATGAGGTTTGGATTGCGTCGGTGATTTATCGTCAGGCGAGTGCCGATGAGACTGAGGCTAAAAAGTTGGTGGAGGCTTTGGGTTTACCTGCAGAATTGGCTGATGAGTTGACTGTTCCCCCTCTCAAGGGTTCTTTAGATCCTGTTATTCCTTCTGATCCTCTGATTTATCGTTTTTATGAAATCATGCAGGTGTATGGGATGCCTATGAAGGAAGTAATCCATGAAAAGTTTGGGGATGGTATCATGAGTGCGATCGATTTTACTCTGGATGTGGAGAAGGTTGAAGATCCTAAGGGCGATCGCGTCCAGGTGGTTATGTGTGGTAAGTTCCTGCCTTACAAGAAATGGTAA
- the cynA gene encoding ABC-type cyanate uptake system substrate-binding component CynA — translation MGLTKTVLSQRDEWRGVENLCIKCGKFHASQDHWQFMESMPSDPLDMISDLTKMGVYKPQTFDIADALSSAELRKELFLKMAGKGSPKREKLILELAKQAGGLDNAFSAAFGPKAGQFFGDAIRNGEVSRRKFLQNVAIGAALVTLVNACGNGGGDTVVDPDAPPADVSDLEKTDLRVGFIPITCATPIIMSEPLGFYEKYGLNTQVVKMPSWGAVRDSAIAGELDAYHMLAPMPIAMTLGLGSATFGVKLASIENINGQAITIAEKHRGNVNGPADFRGFVLGVPFPYSMHNLLLRYYLATGGINPDTDVTIRPVPPPDSIAQLVAGDIDGFLMPDPFNQRAVFEGAGFIYKLTKDIWDGHPCCAFAASDTWISDNPNTFRALNKAIIEATDYARVQENRVQIAEAISGRAFLNQPVEVVQAVLTGNFEDGLGNTFNIPDRIDFDPYPWQSFANWITSQLVRWDISGDGLAAELVADGNYDQIGQDVFLTDLARELAEELGQTPPDDIYRNETLAFDEFDPQNPEEYIQAQIDEYGF, via the coding sequence ATGGGATTAACAAAGACGGTTTTATCTCAGCGAGACGAATGGAGAGGAGTAGAAAATCTTTGTATCAAATGTGGTAAATTCCATGCCAGTCAAGATCATTGGCAATTTATGGAAAGTATGCCCAGTGACCCTTTGGACATGATTAGTGACTTGACGAAGATGGGGGTATATAAACCCCAAACCTTTGATATTGCAGATGCTCTTAGTTCAGCAGAATTAAGAAAAGAGTTATTTTTGAAAATGGCGGGGAAAGGTAGTCCCAAGCGTGAAAAATTGATTTTGGAATTGGCAAAACAAGCTGGGGGTTTAGATAATGCCTTTTCAGCGGCTTTTGGACCAAAAGCCGGACAGTTTTTTGGGGATGCCATTCGTAATGGTGAAGTAAGTCGTCGTAAATTTTTACAAAATGTAGCTATTGGTGCCGCCCTTGTCACCCTTGTAAATGCTTGTGGGAATGGTGGTGGTGATACGGTGGTTGATCCCGATGCCCCCCCTGCAGACGTGTCCGACTTAGAAAAAACTGATTTACGGGTGGGCTTTATTCCCATTACCTGTGCGACCCCCATTATTATGTCTGAGCCTTTAGGCTTCTATGAAAAATACGGTCTAAATACTCAGGTTGTGAAAATGCCTAGTTGGGGTGCTGTACGGGACTCTGCGATCGCAGGGGAACTAGACGCTTATCATATGTTAGCTCCTATGCCCATTGCCATGACTTTAGGATTAGGTTCAGCTACCTTTGGGGTAAAACTAGCTAGTATAGAAAATATCAATGGTCAGGCTATCACTATCGCCGAAAAACATAGAGGTAACGTCAACGGGCCAGCAGACTTTAGGGGCTTTGTGTTGGGTGTCCCTTTCCCCTACTCCATGCACAACCTATTGCTTAGATATTACCTAGCCACTGGGGGCATTAACCCTGATACCGATGTTACCATTCGCCCTGTGCCACCCCCAGACAGTATTGCTCAGTTAGTAGCAGGGGATATTGATGGTTTCTTGATGCCTGATCCCTTTAACCAAAGAGCCGTCTTTGAAGGGGCTGGGTTTATCTATAAACTTACCAAGGATATTTGGGATGGTCATCCCTGTTGTGCCTTTGCGGCTAGTGACACTTGGATCAGCGATAATCCTAATACCTTCCGAGCTTTGAATAAAGCCATTATTGAGGCAACAGATTACGCTAGGGTACAGGAAAATAGGGTACAAATTGCCGAGGCAATCTCTGGTAGAGCTTTTCTCAATCAACCCGTAGAAGTGGTGCAAGCGGTGTTAACAGGTAATTTTGAAGATGGTTTAGGCAATACCTTTAATATCCCCGATCGCATCGACTTCGATCCTTATCCTTGGCAGAGTTTCGCTAATTGGATCACCTCTCAGTTAGTCCGTTGGGATATTTCTGGGGATGGTTTAGCCGCTGAATTGGTAGCTGACGGTAACTATGACCAAATTGGGCAGGATGTCTTTTTAACCGATTTGGCGAGGGAATTGGCGGAAGAATTGGGACAAACTCCCCCTGATGATATTTACCGCAATGAAACCCTTGCCTTTGATGAATTTGATCCTCAAAATCCAGAGGAATACATACAGGCTCAAATTGATGAGTATGGATTTTAA